The Mustela erminea isolate mMusErm1 chromosome 18, mMusErm1.Pri, whole genome shotgun sequence genome has a window encoding:
- the LOC116576913 gene encoding DNA-(apurinic or apyrimidinic site) lyase-like, with protein sequence MRWQEVSGIVAEFDAFVLVTAYVPNAGQGLLRLGYWQHWDEGFRKFLKGLASQKPLVPYGDLNVAHEEIDLRNPKGNKKNAGFTPQERQGFGALLQAVPLVDTFWHLYPNTAYAYTFWTYMMNAQFKNVSWHLHYFLLSHSLLPALCDSKIHSKALSSDHCLITLHLAL encoded by the coding sequence TGTGCTGGTAACAGCCTATGTACCTAATGCAGGCCAAGGTCTGTTACGCTTGGGGTACTGGCAGCACTGGGATGAAGGCTTTCGCAAGTTCCTGAAGGGTTTGGCTTCCCAGAAGCCCCTTGTGCCATATGGGGACCTCAATGTGGCTCATGAAGAAATCGACCTTCGCAAccccaagggaaacaaaaagaatgCTGGCTTCACTCCACAAGAGCGTCAAGGCTTTGGGGCATTACTACAGGCTGTGCCACTGGTTGACACTTTCTGGCACCTCTACCCCAACACAGCCTATGCCTATACCTTTTGGACCTACATGATGAATGCTCAATTCAAAAATGTCAGTTGGCACCTTCattactttttgttgtctcaCTCTCTGTTACCTGCATTGTGTGACAGCAAGATCCATTCCAAGGCCCTGAGCAGTGACCACTGTCTTATCACCCTACACTTAGCACTGTGA